Proteins encoded within one genomic window of Chrysemys picta bellii isolate R12L10 chromosome 6, ASM1138683v2, whole genome shotgun sequence:
- the LOC135984314 gene encoding uncharacterized protein LOC135984314 produces the protein MQSSSAQVTMMESQDRKRAPAWTEREVWDLLAIWGDESVLAELRSSKRNGKILEKVSKAMKYRGHNRDAQQCRVKIKELRQAYHKAREANGRSGAELHAILGGAAITTPTVCFDSVNGETHNREAGSGYVEDDDDDEDNEDSSQQGSGETGFPNSQDMFITLDLEPVTPELTQGMLPEPEGTQVTSAANVSSSPRLAKIRRRKRWIRDDMFTELQMSSHAERAQQNAWRQSMSECKKAQYEREERWRDESQAEQSKWQVEDDRWRQLADRRQESMLRLLEHQTDMLQRMAELQERQQEQKPPLQPLCNQQPSSPSPIASPPRCPRTRWGGLRPPSHSTPDDCLSIRRLAFNKC, from the exons atgcagagctcatcagcacaggtaaccatgatggagtcccaggatcgcaaaagagctccagcatggacagaacgggaggtttgggatctgctcgccatatggggagacgaatcagtgctagctgaactccgtagcagtaaacgaaatggcaaaatattagaaaaggtctcaaaggccatgaagtacagaggccataacagggacgcacagcagtgccgcgtgaaaattaaggagctaaggcaagcctaccacaaagccagagaggcaaacggaaggtctggggcagagctgcatgCTATTCTAGGCGGTGCAGCcatcactaccccaaccgtgtgctttgactccgtcaatggagaaacacacaacagggaagcgggttcgggatacgtggaagatgatgatgatgatgaagacaatgaagatagctcacagcaaggaagcggagaaaccggtttccccaacagccaggatatgtttatcaccctggacctggaaccagtaacccctgaactcacccaaggcatgctcccagagcctgagggcacacaagtgacctctg ctgcaaatgtttcttctTCGCCGAgactagcgaagattagaaggagaaaacggtggattcgggatgatatgttcacggagctccagatgtcctcccacgctgaaagagcacagcagaatgcgtggaggcagtcaatgtcagagtgcaaaaaagcacaatatgaacgagaggagaggtggcgggatgaatcgcaggctgaacagagcaagtggcaggttgaagatgataggtggcgtcagcttgcagacagaaggcaagagtcgatgctccggctgctggagcatcaaactgatatgctccagcgtatggctgagctgcaggaaaggcagcaggagcagaaaccaccactacagcccctgtgtaaccaacagccctcctccccaagtcccattgcctccccacccagatgcccaagaacacggtgggggggcctccggccacccagtcactccaccccagatgattgcctgagcatcagaaggctggccttcaataagtgttaa